From the Cryptosporidium parvum Iowa II chromosome 2, whole genome shotgun sequence genome, one window contains:
- a CDS encoding Dop1p family protein, protein MSDFSWPKSDFKKYENEIHSILQSFEKAQEWADLSNCLQRLNRCISKEFCDIPGVPLKETISKRLAQCLNPSLPSGVHTKALETYGGIFGKIGKNELSSDLALYGSGLFPFFVHSSTQVKPIFLDLIDQYFLPLGPGLLPCLSGLIVGLLPGLEDSKSECYDRIMKTFQSISSKNCVGEKNFMCTLWLVILRTTQVRYPALEVILARFSAISTSNKIISMKKVQSLIPCSILFLKALESCIDDENILVKRYLLDFLISHVPINQQTSLKLYNSHIEEILPHKSKVNLLRKALKLFLIREWSLTRRLIQWIMNDKYFSPEKKNEYKMDDEIVETLIAAIIEELIFSFSLLDNYFSVSENSSSFAKYQSIRVSKNLHSLQQTNNLANQTIILEPIKMINALFEEFVQCVNFIAPKILIPIFMYSRELTIKVPELKDSIIEECRSLINSTNLNPNIFLDTINSTFFNLLKKKTEKVIIDPNESLITSPTSLLLKEIILFYVDNFLLNQEAEYNSLESFFMDLFIILIKIMVEFKAEDKEMIIFTELCIFSLNNLGAFKEINNNDTLESSIETLKQFIGFISTFLYENVFTEDKITLRNLLYEALTKLFNIKIFNEILLTQMDMSNLSPFEKFPIPSWLYKLFSRLVEVDFTEYSLLKLENYHIEDFFKCLKIIIDLLFNSNLFSKEEFIPSCWAECTLKIVKMLWGFLNSDLFRFHEPTTNLLIDLENWAQANFSRISNQINIHSQASVIRGSSILNQLFISQLSVLEIDLRIKNIKKLSIFMKYSVNSIYKIPPEVTFLILEGLDSNSIQLKSSCSIWIIQAMETPKLILDHLLADLSGFEFVLLTSKRLQYKDGLDFARIIYSLERLVALISMENINIIQVFFDTKIDKLPISLNIFQYEILNYFEAFSFICLALFIADIPNSSDLRVNCTAINSLNFILNKICNNYVVSKKFNYEDKLMTILYNIINLVLEALQESITTRKYPLQAPTIQLLNTILLIQRQYKSISNKLEPSCLISANTKLFTILISGIQQTPNLSNNLIEINKNDHYIFSTNYSSISSCSSLIKPYLDLSLSIFEDLDQETLIQNAKSIILCLCMELVVSISNKNYSAILQYLDSILKVILNIIGILPTSNTLSESKPNNFQNNSGFIYSLFSSQKSYPNKNINIELNSLVHIPQLLNNPPETISSITKISKTLILKNTILILFSALIESVNFVHEIRLSKETANLDMVCSQILRYVDSIAFIIAWNASDAFVFSGITCWSHVNNQIIKTKSRNSSNQENTNDLRNISIISIFQLNSIKELIGPATIFSVVGDFLSYFWLNSNVVSTPNNTKFNHNNETQDAKVPSYVLFFSKITIDKGWIYCHKFWKETMVYHFLYTVLVTSPFSNGQDEFLNLWEIISTLLNLFLQNVKQPKSILWFATILSTLDSSMSSSKDVPSSFFLDKRLLCIFEDKKMIRNLNNLIYMVLFLLQENFSSKVSGAALPQQFDKFPPLPPNIEAILQSIEFDFSHESQLPREISNIQGNSPKSIVSDDPSLLFSYYSLGFLIMYNTEVAFHVSNKRLFLRNIWGSCIVKSLDWMFQPLLKRNNNVANMIHKYFLLLHIDTFPFRIFPDYLSGIRKPVIEALNSPNFFCIDRRTFRCWTNIISKLVSYDSTSLSAVGRVNILETYVSLQSMGIFSTKAAELQNRCNHIKRLAFLIFCCPENTFQLQLSLILEKLVENLKLAPEYLIDSDSNISLHFVYLAEQVILCLRVLLLKVHYQSLMPLWPIVLAELIKIFRLKNHKRLKISAMKFVDLASLLDIPEFHLYQWIFVIDFFNTKDTTETDDQKYNENIPSPESILFSPFCNISDANEDADKLVLGIDMKALDHSFNTEIPKFPLIYQRNKTEYNDNFVEMALQLNNNCLLNSIKSSKIDYEKLLKSIENDFLDFPDNLLDWSYSCDLYSLYNMILNQKSILKHNCNKFSKI, encoded by the coding sequence ATGAGCGATTTTTCTTGGCCAAAAAGcgattttaaaaaatatgaaaatgaaattcaTAGTATCCTTCAAAGTTTTGAAAAAGCACAGGAATGGGCTGATCTTAGCAATTGCCTACAAAGATTAAACAGATGTATTAGCAAAGAGTTCTGCGATATTCCAGGAGTTCCTCTCAAAGAAACTATTTCAAAGAGACTTGCTCAATGTTTGAATCCGTCTTTACCTAGCGGTGTTCATACTAAAGCTTTAGAGACTTATGGAGGAATATTTGGGAAAATAGGCAAGAATGAATTAAGCTCTGATCTTGCACTGTATGGATCCGGGCTTTTCCCATTTTTTGTTCACTCGTCAACACAAGTTAAGCCCATCTTTCTTGACTTAATTGACCAGTATTTTTTGCCTTTAGGTCCAGGTTTACTCCCATGTTTATCCGGGTTAATAGTAGGGCTACTCCCAGGGCTAGAGGATTCGAAAAGCGAATGCTATGACAGAATAATGAAGACATTCCAATCAATATCAAGCAAAAATTGCGttggagaaaaaaattttatgtGCACCCTATGGCTAGTTATTTTGAGAACAACACAAGTTAGGTATCCTGCTTTAGAAGTGATATTAGCAAGGTTCTCAGCTATCTCTACATCTAATAAAATCATTTCTATGAAGAAAGTTCAGAGTCTTATCCCTTGTAGTATTCTCTTTTTGAAAGCTCTTGAATCTTGtattgatgatgaaaatattttggttAAAAGATATCTTTTGGATTTCCTAATTTCTCATGTTCCTATTAATCAACAAACTAGTTTAAAACTTTATAATAGCcatattgaagaaatattgCCTCATAAATCAAAAGTTAACTTACTTAGGAAAGCACTGAAACTTTTTTTGATAAGAGAATGGTCATTAACAAGGAGGTTGATACAATGGATTATGAATGATAAATACTTTTCtccagaaaaaaaaaatgaatataaaatgGATGATGAAATAGTGGAAACATTAATTGCTGCTATTATTGAGGAGTTAATTTTCTCATTTTCACTCTTAGACAATTATTTCTCGGTTTCTGAAAATAGCTCAAGCTTTGCAAAATATCAATCAATTAGGGTTTCAAAAAACCTCCATAGCTTACAgcaaacaaataatttagcAAATCAAACAATTATTCTTGAGCCTATTAAGATGATTAAtgcattatttgaagaatttgttcAATGTGTAAATTTTATTGCTCctaaaatattgattccAATATTTATGTATTCTAGAGAATTGACGATAAAGGTTCCAGAGTTAAAGGATTCTATAATCGAAGAATGCAGATCTCTTATAAATTCAACTAATTTAAAcccaaatatttttttagacacaattaattcaactttttttaatcttttaaaaaaaaagacaGAAAAAGTGATTATTGATCCAAatgaatctttaattacAAGCCCTACATCCTTACTcttgaaagaaattattttattttacgTTGATAACTTCTTACTGAACCAAGAAGCtgaatataattcattaGAATCTTTCTTTATGGATTTgtttataattttaattaaaattatggTTGAATTTAAGGCTGAGGACAAAGAAATGATCATTTTTACCGAACTAtgtatattttctttaaataatctaGGAGCTTTCAAGgagattaataataacgACACACTTGAATCTTCAATTGAAACACTTAAACAATTTATTGGATTCATTTCAACTTTCTTATATGAAAATGTGTTTACTGAAGATAAAATTACTCTCAGAAACCTACTTTATGAAGCTCTAACTAaactatttaatattaaaatattcaatgaAATATTACTAACCCAAATGGACATGTCTAACTTATCCCCTTTTGAAAAGTTTCCAATTCCGTCTTGGCTCTATAAATTATTCAGTCGATTAGTTGAAGTGGATTTCACAGAATACTCACTTCTAAAATTAGAAAACTATCATATTGAAGACTTTTTCAAATGCcttaaaattataattgatttattatttaattcgAATTTGTTTtctaaagaagaatttataCCATCTTGTTGGGCAGAATGTACTCTCAAAATAGTGAAGATGCTTTGGGGTTTTCTCAATTCAGACCTTTTCAGATTTCATGAACCTACAACTAACCTATTGATTGACTTAGAAAACTGGGCTCAGGCAAATTTTAGTCGTATATCAAATCAAATCAATATCCATAGTCAAGCTTCAGTTATTAGGGGAAGTTCTattttgaatcaattatttataagCCAGTTGAGTGTATTGGAGATTGACCttagaattaaaaatatcaaaaaattatctATTTTTATGAAATATTCAGTAAATTCTATTTACAAAATTCCACCAGAGGTGACGTTTCTAATTCTAGAAGGTCTAGATTCAAACTCCATTCAACTTAAATCATCTTGTTCAATTTGGATTATACAAGCTATGGAAACgccaaaattaattttggaCCATCTTCTTGCTGACTTATCAGGATTTGAATTCGTCCTTTTAACGAGTAAAAGGTTACAATATAAAGATGGCTTAGATTTTGCAAGAATAATCTATTCTTTGGAGCGATTAGTTGCCTTAATATCAatggaaaatattaatattattcaagtGTTTTTTGATacaaaaattgataaattacCAATCTCgcttaatatttttcaatatgaaatattgaattatttcgAAGCATTCTCTTTTATTTGTCTTGCATTATTTATTGCTGATATTCCAAATTCTAGTGATTTAAGGGTGAATTGTACAGcaattaattctttgaattttattttaaataaaatatgtAATAACTATGTAGTTTCAAAGAAATTCAACTATGAAGACAAATTAATGACTATTTtgtataatattattaacttaGTATTGGAGGCTTTGCAGGAATCAATAACAACAAGGAAATACCCATTACAAGCACCGACTATTCAACTTCTGAATACAATACTACTTATTCAAAGGCAATATAAAAGTATTAGTAATAAACTTGAACCATCCTGCCTTATTTCGGCAAATACCAAGCTTTTTACGATTTTGATCAGTGGAATACAGCAAACCCCAAATTTATCCAACAATctaattgaaattaataaaaatgaccattatattttttcaacAAATTACTCATCTATTTCATCGTGTTCGTCACTAATAAAACCATATTTAGATCTTTCACTATCAATTTTTGAAGACCTTGATCAAGAAACCCTTATTCAAAATGCTAAATCCATAATTTTATGTTTGTGTATGGAACTTGTTGTAtctatttctaataaaaacTATTCAGCAATTTTACAATACTTGgattcaattttaaaagttatattgaatattattggaattttaCCTACTTCAAATACTCTCAGTGAATCTAAACCTAATAATTTTCAGAATAATTCAGGATTTATTTATTCGCTTTTTAGTTCGCAAAAGTCCTATCCAAATaaaaacattaatattgaacTCAACTCCCTAGTTCACATTCCCCAACTACTTAATAATCCACCTGAAACAATTAGCTCTataacaaaaatttcaaaaactttaattttgaagaatacaattttaattttgtttagTGCTTTAATTGAATCAGTCAACTTTGTACATGAAATTAGATTGTCAAAAGAAACCGCAAATCTTGATATGGTATGTTCTCAAATTTTACGTTATGTAGATTCAATTgcatttattattgcttGGAATGCTTCAGATGCATTTGTTTTTTCAGGAATTACCTGTTGGTCTCAtgtaaataatcaaataataaaaacaaaatcaagaaattcatcaaatcaagaaaatacGAATGACTtaagaaatatttcaattatttcaatatttcagTTAAATTCAATCAAAGAATTGATTGGCCCTGCAACCATTTTTTCTGTAGTTGGTGACTttctttcatatttttGGCTCAATTCAAATGTTGTCAGTACTCCAAACAATACGAAGTTTAACCATAATAATGAAACTCAAGATGCAAAGGTTCCAAGTTAtgtattattcttttcaaaaattaccATAGATAAAGGTTGGATCTATTGTCATAAATTTTGGAAAGAAACAATGGTTTACCACTTTTTATACACTGTTCTCGTAACGTCTCCATTTTCAAATGGTCAAGATGAATTTCTTAATCTTTgggaaattatttcaacaTTACTTAATTTATTCCTTCAAAATGTTAAACAACCAAAAAGTATATTATGGTTTGCAACAATACTTTCAACACTTGATAGTTCTATGTCCTCCTCAAAAGATGTGCCTTCATCTTTTTTCCTTGATAAAAGACTTTTATgtatttttgaagataaaaaaatgattagaaatttaaataatttgatttatatggtactatttttattacaaGAAAATTTCTCGTCAAAAGTTTCAGGGGCTGCTCTTCCTCAacaatttgataaatttccGCCCCTTCCTCCAAATATTGAGGCAATTCTCCAATCAAtagaatttgatttttctcATGAATCACAGCTTCCCCGTGAAATCTCGAATATTCAAGGAAATAGTCCGAAATCAATTGTTAGTGATGACCCCAGTTTACttttttcatattattCTCTGGGGTTCCTAATTATGTATAATACTGAGGTTGCGTTCCATGTAAGTAACAAAAGACTGTTTCTTAGAAATATTTGGGGCTCATGTATAGTTAAATCATTAGATTGGATGTTCCAACCCTTGCTAAAAAGGAATAATAATGTCGCAAATATGATTCATAAATACTTTCTGCTACTTCACATTGACACATTTCCTTTTAGGATTTTCCCAGACTACCTTTCAGGTATCAGAAAGCCAGTAATTGAAGCTTTGAACTCACCTAATTTTTTCTGTATTGACAGAAGAACATTTAGATGTTGgacaaatattatttcaaagttAGTCTCATACGATTCAACTTCATTATCTGCTGTTGGAAGAGTTAATATCCTCGAGACTTATGTTTCTTTACAAAGTATGGGAATTTTTAGTACAAAAGCTGCAGAACTTCAAAATAGGTGCAACCACATAAAAAGACTtgcttttttaattttttgctGCCCAGAGAATACGTTTCAATTACAACTTTCACTCATTTTAGAAAAACTGgttgaaaatttaaaactGGCTCcagaatatttaattgattctGACTCAAATATTAGCCTCCATTTCGTTTATTTAGCAGAGCAAGTTATACTATGCCTCAGAGTACTTTTACTGAAGGTACACTATCAATCTTTAATGCCACTTTGGCCAATAGTTTTAgcagaattaattaaaatttttagatTAAAAAATCACAAGAGGCTCAAAATTTCAGCAATGAAATTCGTTGACCTGGCATCTTTATTGGATATTCCTGAATTCCACCTCTATCAATGGATTTTTGTcattgatttttttaatacaaaagaTACTACAGAAACTGACGATCAAAAATATAACGAAAATATTCCAAGTCCAGAAAGCATCTTGTTTTCTCCATTTTGCAATATTTCGGATGCAAATGAAGATGCTGACAAGCTAGTTCTCGGAATAGATATGAAAGCTTTGGATCACTCTTTTAATACGGAAATACCGAAGTTTCCTCTGATCTATCAGCGAAATAAAACAGAATATAACGATAATTTTGTTGAAATGGCATTACAACTAAATAACAACTGTCTGTTGAATTCTATAAAAAGTTCTAAAATTGATTACGAGAAGTTGTTGAAATCAATAGAAAATGACTTTCTTGACTTTCCtgataatttattagattGGAGTTACAGCTGCGATCTATATTCCTTATACAATATGATTTTGAACCAAAAATCCATATTAAAACATAACTGCAATAAATTctcaaaaatttaa